The following are encoded together in the Ovis canadensis isolate MfBH-ARS-UI-01 breed Bighorn chromosome 2, ARS-UI_OviCan_v2, whole genome shotgun sequence genome:
- the LOC138433650 gene encoding interferon beta-2-like, whose protein sequence is MTYRCLLQMVLLLCLSTTALCRSYSLLRFQQGRSLEVCQNLLWQLPSTPQHCLEFRMDFQMPEEMKQAQQFRKEDAVLVMYEMLQHIFNILTRDFSSTGWSDTIIEHLREELYGQMNRLEPIQKEIMQKQTSTMGDTTDLHLRKYYFNLGQYLKAKEHNRCAWTVVQVQLLRNFSFLKSLTGYLRD, encoded by the coding sequence ATGACCTACCGGTGCCTCCTCCAGATGGTTCTCCTGCTGTGTCTCTCCACCACAGCTCTTTGCAGGAGCTACAGCTTGCTTCGATTCCAACAAGGGCGGAGCCTTGAGGTGTGTCAGAACCTCCTGTGGCAGTTACCTTCAACTCCTCAACATTGCCTCGAGTTCAGGATGGACTTCCAGATGCCTGAGGAGATGAAGCAAGCACAGCAGTTCCGGAAGGAAGATGCCGTATTGGTCATGTATGAGATGCTCCAGCACATCTTCAATATTCTCaccagagacttctccagcactggCTGGTCTGACACCATCATTGAGCACCTCCGTGAGGAACTCTATGGGCAGATGAATCGTCTGGAGCCAATCCAGAAGGAAATAATGCAGAAGCAAACCTCCACTATGGGAGACACGACCGATCTTCACCTGCGGAAATATTACTTCAACCTCGGGCAGTACCTGAAGGCCAAGGAGCACAACAGGTGTGCCTGGACAGTCGTGCAAGTGCAATTGCTCAGGAacttttctttcctgaagagcCTAACAGGTTACCTCCGGGACTGA
- the LOC138433655 gene encoding interferon beta-2-like, whose product MTYRCLLQMVLLLCLSTTALCRSYSLLQFQQERSLEVCQNLLWQLPSTPQHCLEARMDFQVPEEMMQAQQFRKEDAVLVMYEMLQHIFNILTRDFSSTGWSDAIIEHLREELYGQMNRLEPIQKEIMQKQNSTMGDTTDLHLQKYYFNHRQYLKSKEYNRCAWTVVQMQLLRNFSFLKSLTGYLRD is encoded by the coding sequence ATGACCTACCGGTGCCTCCTCCAGATGGTTCTCCTGCTGTGTCTTTCCACCACAGCTCTTTGCAGGAGCTACAGCTTGCTTCAATTCCAACAAGAGCGGAGCCTTGAGGTGTGTCAGAACCTCTTGTGGCAGTTACCTTCAACTCCTCAACATTGCCTGGAGGCCAGGATGGACTTCCAGGTCCCCGAGGAGATGATGCAAGCACAGCAGTTCCGGAAGGAAGATGCCGTATTGGTCATGTATGAGATGCTCCAGCACATCTTCAATATTCTCaccagagacttctccagcactggCTGGTCTGACGCCATCATTGAGCACCTCCGTGAGGAACTCTATGGGCAGATGAATCGTCTGGAGCCAATCCAGAAGGAAATAATGCAGAAGCAAAACTCCACTATGGGAGACACGACCGATCTTCACCTGCAGAAATATTACTTCAACCACAGGCAGTACCTCAAGTCCAAGGAATACAACAGGTGTGCCTGGACAGTCGTGCAAATGCAATTGCTCAGGAacttttctttcctgaagagcCTAACAGGTTACCTCCGTGACTGA
- the LOC138432387 gene encoding interferon alpha-2-like encodes MLQQSFQLFTTEDSRATLQPGSEPETTGRRWKETICAVLTGLPAREYFHGIHLYLRELEYSHFAWEAPLITPSTQNLPRPPLQAVLQAPSIAVALPISVLLALGMLCSSPTCSLGCELPASRSNLESFTRSNQMERVPTVSCLRDRTDFRFPQTLVHGTRPEKTEATAVVHELLQQTFQLFSTTGSSVGRNESLLDRLLVGLDQQLEDLDACLREGRTLEQSPLGSENSRLAVKGYFQRISVYFKEKEYSRCAWEVVSVEIRRCLVFANKLIRKLRI; translated from the exons ATGCTCCAGCAGAGCTTTCAACTCTTCACCACGGAGGACAGCCGTGCTACTCTGCAGCCCGGATCAGAGCCTGAAACAACTGGAAGGAGATGGAAGGAGACAATCTGTGCTGTTCTCACGGGACTTCCTGCCCGGGAGTATTTCCATGGCATCCATCTCTACCTCAGGGAGCTGGAATACAGCCACTTTGCCTGGGAGGCT CCACTCATCACCCCAAGCACTCAGAACTTGCCTAGACCTCCCCTGCAGGCAGTCCTGCAAGCCCCCAGCATCGCAGTGGCCCTCCCCATCTCTGTGCTGCTGGCCCTGGGGATGCTCTGCTCCAGCCCCACGTGCTCCCTGGGCTGTGAGCTGCCTGCCAGCCGCAGCAATCTGGAAAGCTTCACACGTTCGAATCAGATGGAGAGAGTGCCCACTGTGTCCTGTCTGAGGGACAGGACTGATTTCAGATTTCCTCAGACCCTGGTGCACGGGACCAGGCCTGAGAAGACAGAAGCCACAGCTGTTGTGCATGAGTTGCTCCAGCAGACCTTCCAGCTCTTCAGCACCACGGGCTCTTCTGTAGGTCGAAACGAGAGCCTCCTGGACAGACTCCTCGTGGGACTTGATCAGCAGCTGGAGGACCTGGACGCGTGTCTGAGGGAGGGAAGGACCCTGGAACAGTCACCTCTAGGCAGTGAGAACTCCCGATTGGCTGTGAAGGGTTACTTCCAGCGAATCAGTGTGtatttcaaagagaaagaatACAGCCGCTGTGCCTGGGAGGTTGTCAGCGTGGAAATCAGAAGGTGCTTGGTCTTTGCCAACAAGCTCATCAGAAAACTCAGGATATAA
- the LOC138432388 gene encoding interferon tau-11-like, with translation MQRIRSQSRLKDKADFRFPWKREMITPVQMTQGPCNHYLMLQQSFQLFTTEDSRATLQPGSEPETTGADGRRQSVLFSLGLPARKYFQGIHLYLRELEYSHFA, from the coding sequence ATGCAAAGGATCCGCTCTCAGTCGCGCCTAAAGGACAAAGCCGACTTCAGATTTCCTTGGAAAAGAGAGATGATCACTCCAGTGCAGATGACTCAGGGCCCCTGCAACCACTATCTGATGCTCCAGCAGAGCTTTCAACTCTTCACCACGGAGGACAGCCGTGCTACCCTGCAGCCAGGATCAGAGCCTGAAACAACTGGAGCCGATGGAAGGAGACAGTCTGTGCTGTTCTCATTGGGACTTCCTGCCCGGAAGTATTTCCAGGGCATCCATCTCTACCTCAGGGAGCTGGAATACAGCCACTTTGCCTGA